One window of the Branchiostoma lanceolatum isolate klBraLanc5 chromosome 3, klBraLanc5.hap2, whole genome shotgun sequence genome contains the following:
- the LOC136430872 gene encoding uncharacterized protein — MFLEVFFGLSSSAVYVHFYFKAVCRHKYLTYPNADCFDNVVREGSRCFGEPNTASMAVESQTAPGPSLFGRLFGKGISATQAESLSGREPGHEHPAQKGPKLSFLRRCRSETEQSLSPKIDSINSRKDSLKSKKSLSWPALNVREDAKTPSAISQTHRRHGEKEGRISHRVTGKVNQGPHGSRTFYAPPNETSRNCTSKSQLYTPSRLCEVPVQYYRDLQRGMPPGLYMRPPKPPSWHGSSLENDSESTRATSPTESTSGQTHKHNDIDLHGTKGKLTHGQGSRSRLEQSAGKPRLELGARPKTSADPVRKFPPQHRLVHRARIRRTRSEFLNETELPDGEFTVSLSELEPSDFRPQITAHAQQDVRVYWDENKRRCRQWLAEVSAQASVLEDVQEVDVEEDGDENWSLPPISSSSSTSS, encoded by the coding sequence atgtttttagAAGTGTTCTTTGGCCTGTCAAGTTCAGCTGTTTATGTTCACTTTTACTTCAAGGCTGTGTGTCGTCACAAATATCTTACCTATCCGAATGCCGACTGTTTTGACAACGTTGTGAGAGAGGGATCCCGATGTTTTGGTGAACCTAACACAGCCAGCATGGCTGTGGAGTCTCAGACCGCGCCAGGCCCCAGTTTGTTTGGTCGTCTGTTTGGGAAGGGGATAAGCGCTACCCAAGCGGAAAGTTTGTCTGGGAGAGAGCCCGGACACGAGcaccccgcccaaaaggggccCAAACTTTCCTTCCTCAGAAGATGTAGATCAGAAACGGAACAGTCACTCTCACCAAAAATAGATTCGATAAATAGTCGGAAAGATTCATTGAAAAGTAAGAAAAGTCTGTCGTGGCCTGCTTTAAATGTAAGAGAGGACGCCAAGACGCCTTCAGCCATCTCTCAGACTCACAGAAGACATGgagagaaggagggaaggaTTTCTCATCGGGTTACGGGCAAAGTCAACCAAGGACCTCATGGATCGAGGACATTTTATGCACCACCAAACGAGACCAGTAGGAACTGCACTAGTAAGTCTCAACTGTACACACCTTCCCGTTTGTGTGAGGTACCCGTGCAATACTACCGAGACCTTCAGCGTGGTATGCCGCCCGGACTCTACATGAGGCCCCCGAAGCCGCCCTCTTGGCACGGTTCTAGCTTGGAAAACGACAGCGAGAGTACGAGAGCTACCAGTCCTACGGAAAGCACATCCGGACAAACGCATAAACACAACGACATAGACCTACATGGCACTAAAGGGAAACTGACACACGGCCAGGGGAGCAGAAGTAGATTAGAACAAAGTGCCGGAAAGCCAAGGCTAGAGTTGGGGGCTAGACCGAAAACGTCCGCGGACCCTGTCAGAAAATTCCCCCCGCAACACAGACTGGTACACCGCGCTCGGATCCGGCGCACGCGCAGTGAGTTCCTGAACGAGACTGAGCTTCCCGATGGAGAATTCACCGTCAGTTTGTCCGAGCTGGAACCCTCTGACTTCCGACCACAGATCACTGCGCATGCTCAACAGGACGTGCGGGTGTACTGGGACGAGAATAAGCGGCGCTGTCGGCAGTGGCTGGCGGAGGTCAGTGCGCAGGCGTCAGTGTTAGAGGACGTACAGGAGGTGGATGTAGAGGAGGACGGAGATGAGAACTGGTCACTTCCTCCGATATCCTCCTCGTCGTCTACATCGTCTTGA